CGAATTTGGAGAAACTTCTTGAGAAAAAAGTGCAGGAATAGAAGCAATTTGTTTTTGAATCATTCTACCTGCATAATAATTTTTGTCGTCCATCACAAATCGAATATTATTACGAACTTGTCGTATTTTTAGAGGTAAAGAATCTTTTCCTAGTTTTAACCCGTGAGAAACAAAATAGACACCAAATTGCGGAACACTCCGAATAATTTCTAACTTGTAAGGAACTTTTGTAGAAAAAAGAACAGCTTGTTCATCATCAATAACCCAAGTTCGCTTTTCACCATCAGCTAAATATAGACTTTTAAAAAGTTTGTTTTGACAAAGAGTATTTGCAGAAAGAAAAGAACTAATTATAAAAGTTAGTAAAAAAAGGGGTTTCAAAATACATCCTATTTTTTGCAAATTCTATCAAAAATAGGTTTTCTGAAAATTTGATTTTTTGTCGGAAAAATTCCGACTTTTTTTAGTAGTTGTAAGCAACTTTGTAATTTGGATCATCTTCGTTATATTCACAAAAAGGACCAGCATTTTTGTAGAGTAATTTTGCAATCTTCAGAAAGGTGTCGGATTGTCAACTTTTTTCCATTTTCACTATATTTTTTTGTAATCGAGTCAATTGCTTCAACTCCAGAAATATCCATAACTCTTGCTCGTTTAAAATCAAGAACGACCTCATCAGGATCGTTTTTTAAATCAAATTGCTCAAAAAATGAAGTTGTCGAGCCAAAAAATAGAGGACCTTCAAATTCGTATATTTTTCTGTTTTCTTCCATTCGAGTTCGTGAAAATACTTTAGCATGTTGCCAAGCAAAAACAAGAGCAGAAATAATAATTCCCGTGATGACGGCAATTGCCAAATCAAAGAAAATTGTAATAACTGTTACGGCAATAAGAACAAAACGATCACTATTTTGCATATATTTTATTCGATTTCCGCTTTCCCACTCAAAAGTTCCAATTGAAACCATAAACATAATTCCAACAAGCACGGCAACAGGAATAATTGCGATGAGGTCAGTCAAAACAATCACAAACAAAATTAGTAAAATTGAAGCAACAAGTGCGGAAAGTCGTCCCCAGCCACCATTTGAGAAATTGATAATTGATTGTCCAATCATCGCACAACCTGCCATTCCACCAAAAGCACCGCATGTTACATTTCCAACTCCTTGAGCTACACATTCCTGATTTCCGCTACCTCGTTTTCCTCCCATTTCATCAAGAACTGAAAGAGTTAAAAGAGATTCAATCAAACCAACAAGTGCTACAAGAACCGCATATGGAAGAACCATCAAAATTGTTTCAAGTGAAATTTGAACTTCTGGAATTGAGAAAGTTGGCAATGAACCTGAAATATCAGCTAAATCTCCAACTCGTTTTGTGTCTAAATCAAAAAGAACTACAATTAAAGTAATTGTGATAATTGCAACAAGTCCAGAAGGAACAGCTTTTGAAAGTTTTGGAAAAAATTCCACAATCACCATTGTTAAAGCAACAAGAGAATACATAATCCAATTTTCGCCCTCAAAAAGCGGAAATTGTGCCATTGCAATAACAATCGCGAGACCATTTACAAAAC
Above is a genomic segment from Thiovulum sp. ES containing:
- a CDS encoding sulfate permease-like transporter, MFS superfamily (PFAM: Sulfate transporter family; STAS domain~IMG reference gene:2508609432_SP), translated to MLNIKSTFIGNSAKNDILSGIVVAIALVPEAIAFSFIAGVSPLVGLYTAFILGLITALIGGKAGMISGATGAVAVVLVGLGVEVKELFPNADAEMILQYILLTTVLAGFMQITVGVLKLGKLIRLVPQPAMYGFVNGLAIVIAMAQFPLFEGENWIMYSLVALTMVIVEFFPKLSKAVPSGLVAIITITLIVVLFDLDTKRVGDLADISGSLPTFSIPEVQISLETILMVLPYAVLVALVGLIESLLTLSVLDEMGGKRGSGNQECVAQGVGNVTCGAFGGMAGCAMIGQSIINFSNGGWGRLSALVASILLILFVIVLTDLIAIIPVAVLVGIMFMVSIGTFEWESGNRIKYMQNSDRFVLIAVTVITIFFDLAIAVITGIIISALVFAWQHAKVFSRTRMEENRKIYEFEGPLFFGSTTSFFEQFDLKNDPDEVVLDFKRARVMDISGVEAIDSITKKYSENGKKLTIRHLSEDCKITLQKCWSFL